A genome region from Chitinophagales bacterium includes the following:
- a CDS encoding TraR/DksA C4-type zinc finger protein, which yields MADKEKTRYSDAELAEFKELIEQKIESARKELKFLQDQINTSSESSIGGDFKFGGVEDGAATQEKEYLNQMAARQMKFVDHLEKALERIANKTYGICRETGKLISKERLKAVPHATLSIEAKNAQNKN from the coding sequence ATGGCTGATAAAGAAAAAACACGCTATTCAGACGCTGAATTGGCTGAATTTAAAGAACTTATAGAGCAAAAGATTGAATCTGCAAGAAAAGAATTGAAATTTTTGCAAGACCAGATCAATACTTCCTCGGAATCATCCATAGGAGGTGATTTTAAATTTGGTGGAGTTGAAGATGGTGCTGCCACACAGGAAAAAGAATACCTGAACCAAATGGCTGCAAGGCAAATGAAATTTGTTGACCATTTGGAAAAAGCACTGGAGCGCATTGCCAATAAAACCTATGGAATTTGTCGTGAAACCGGTAAGCTGATTTCCAAGGAAAGACTAAAAGCTGTACCACATGCTACTTTGAGCATTGAAGCTAAAAATGCTCAGAATAAAAACTAG
- the ileS gene encoding isoleucine--tRNA ligase, which translates to MGYKEFKGLNLPEIDQSISEFWKKATVFEKSIQNRSDAENFVFYEGPPSANGMPGIHHVMARTIKDIFCRYKTMQGYKVERKAGWDTHGLPVELGVEKELGITKEDIGKKVSVAEYNQKCREAVMRYTDVWNDLTRKMGYWVDMDHPYVTYENDYIASLWYLLKKLHSKNLLYKGYTIQPYSPAAGTGLSSHELNQPGCYRDVKDTSVTAQFEVERNAASKKLFDTEDKVYLLAWTTTPWTLPSNAALAVGEKIEYVKVKTYNKYNFEPVSVVLAKALFSTYFLDAEKLDKENTPVDFPENKSFEALGENTLQQIDQAFKGSKKPGFIVETFTGKDLLDIQYKQLFPFVAPKSDAFRVIAGDFVTTDDGTGIVHIAPTFGADDARVGKIAGIAGITVTRGKAEVPLVNRQGKFVEEMGEFAGRYVKQEYLTDSELQAEMKAQDVEDEKKLKNTDVLLSIWLKEQHKAFHVEKYEHSYPHCWRTDKPVLYYPLDSWFIKTTAIKDRLIELNKTINWKPESTGTGRFGNWLENLQDWNLSRSRYWGTPLPIWRTEDGEEEICIGSIEELEKEIEKSIEAGFMKENLPKDFDLHKPFVDDIILVSPSGRKMTREADLIDVWFDSGAMPFAQWHSKSEDNPQFKANFPADFIAEGVDQTRGWFFTLHAIGTMCFDSVAYKNVISNGLLLDKNGQKMSKRLGNAVDPFKTITKYGADATRWYIISNAKPWENLRFNTEGIKEVQRKFFGTLYNTYSFFALYANIDGFEYKEDEIPLEKRPEIDCWILSALHTLIEEVQKAYDDYEPTNAARAIQYFVDEHLSNWYVRLCRRRFWKGEYSEDKIAAYQTLYTCLNTLSGLIAPVAPFFADFLFKNLNQTTAKENEISVHLSNFPKSDANIIDTDLEQRMFLAQKASSLILSLRKRENIKVRQPLNKVLIPVADKAEMQRFQKVEDLILSEVNVKEVEYVENTRGIVTKNIKPNFKLLGKKLGPKMKAVSQALAAFSQEDISKIEQEGFTRLDIDGEEIDLKRGEVEITSEDIPGWLVASDEGVTVALDINLTDDLVDEGHAREFVNKIQNLRKDLKFEVTDRINITLDGQTEIKSALIRFKEYICTEVLAENLSENSEIKNGTTIDVNGVPVIVEISKN; encoded by the coding sequence ATGGGGTACAAGGAGTTTAAAGGACTCAATTTGCCAGAAATTGATCAATCCATCAGTGAATTCTGGAAGAAGGCAACTGTTTTTGAAAAAAGCATTCAAAACAGGTCTGATGCAGAGAATTTCGTTTTTTACGAAGGGCCACCCTCTGCCAATGGTATGCCGGGCATCCACCATGTGATGGCACGTACCATAAAAGATATTTTTTGCCGCTATAAAACCATGCAAGGCTATAAAGTAGAGCGCAAAGCTGGGTGGGATACGCATGGTCTGCCCGTAGAATTGGGCGTAGAAAAGGAACTGGGCATCACCAAAGAAGACATTGGCAAAAAAGTAAGCGTAGCAGAATACAATCAGAAATGCCGCGAAGCTGTAATGCGCTATACTGATGTGTGGAATGACCTGACCCGAAAAATGGGCTATTGGGTAGATATGGACCATCCCTATGTCACTTATGAAAATGACTACATTGCATCCCTTTGGTATTTACTGAAAAAACTGCACAGCAAAAACCTACTCTACAAAGGCTATACTATTCAACCTTATTCCCCGGCAGCAGGAACTGGGCTAAGCTCGCATGAACTCAACCAACCCGGTTGCTACCGCGATGTAAAAGACACTTCTGTAACTGCACAATTTGAAGTGGAAAGGAATGCGGCATCCAAAAAATTATTTGATACTGAAGATAAAGTCTATTTGCTTGCCTGGACCACCACGCCCTGGACATTGCCTTCAAATGCAGCATTGGCAGTGGGTGAAAAGATAGAATACGTAAAAGTAAAAACCTACAACAAATACAATTTTGAGCCGGTAAGTGTGGTATTGGCAAAAGCACTTTTTTCAACTTATTTTCTCGATGCAGAAAAGCTCGATAAAGAAAATACACCTGTTGATTTTCCTGAGAATAAAAGTTTTGAAGCACTGGGAGAAAACACTTTACAACAAATTGATCAGGCATTTAAAGGCTCGAAAAAACCCGGATTTATAGTCGAGACCTTTACAGGAAAAGATTTGCTTGATATTCAATACAAACAACTGTTTCCCTTTGTAGCTCCTAAAAGCGATGCGTTCAGGGTAATTGCCGGAGATTTTGTGACAACAGATGACGGTACCGGAATTGTGCACATTGCCCCCACTTTTGGTGCAGATGATGCACGAGTTGGTAAAATTGCAGGAATTGCAGGAATCACAGTTACCCGTGGCAAAGCAGAGGTGCCACTGGTAAATAGACAAGGCAAATTCGTAGAGGAAATGGGCGAATTTGCAGGTAGATATGTAAAACAAGAATACCTCACAGACAGCGAACTTCAAGCTGAAATGAAAGCACAAGATGTTGAAGATGAAAAAAAGCTGAAAAATACCGATGTACTGCTTTCCATCTGGCTCAAAGAACAGCACAAAGCTTTTCATGTAGAAAAATACGAGCACAGCTATCCGCATTGCTGGCGTACCGATAAACCTGTATTGTATTATCCGCTTGACAGTTGGTTTATTAAAACAACAGCTATAAAAGATCGGCTTATTGAGCTGAACAAAACCATCAACTGGAAACCGGAAAGTACCGGCACCGGTCGCTTTGGAAATTGGCTGGAAAACCTGCAAGACTGGAACCTTTCCCGCTCCCGCTACTGGGGCACTCCTCTACCTATCTGGCGTACGGAAGACGGTGAGGAAGAAATTTGCATTGGTTCAATAGAAGAATTGGAAAAAGAAATAGAGAAATCCATTGAGGCCGGTTTTATGAAAGAAAACTTGCCAAAAGATTTTGACCTGCACAAGCCTTTTGTAGATGATATTATTTTAGTTTCTCCTTCGGGCAGAAAAATGACCCGAGAAGCCGACTTGATAGATGTTTGGTTCGATTCAGGAGCTATGCCCTTTGCGCAATGGCACAGTAAATCGGAAGACAACCCACAATTCAAAGCCAATTTTCCGGCAGATTTTATAGCCGAAGGTGTGGATCAGACGAGGGGTTGGTTTTTTACTTTACATGCCATTGGCACCATGTGTTTTGATTCTGTAGCCTATAAAAATGTGATTTCCAATGGCCTGCTTTTAGACAAAAACGGCCAGAAAATGTCCAAACGCCTGGGCAATGCGGTAGACCCTTTTAAAACCATTACAAAATATGGTGCAGATGCCACGCGCTGGTACATTATTTCCAATGCAAAACCCTGGGAAAATTTGCGCTTTAATACCGAGGGTATAAAAGAAGTACAGCGCAAATTTTTTGGCACCCTTTACAATACCTACAGCTTTTTTGCCCTCTATGCCAATATTGATGGTTTTGAATACAAAGAGGATGAAATTCCCCTGGAAAAGCGTCCTGAAATTGATTGTTGGATTTTGTCCGCATTGCATACACTTATTGAAGAAGTGCAAAAAGCTTATGATGATTACGAACCCACAAATGCAGCACGTGCCATTCAATATTTTGTAGATGAGCATTTGAGCAATTGGTATGTGCGCCTTTGCAGAAGAAGGTTCTGGAAAGGGGAATATTCCGAAGATAAAATCGCGGCATATCAGACACTTTATACCTGTTTGAATACACTTTCGGGCTTAATTGCTCCTGTAGCTCCATTTTTTGCAGATTTTCTGTTTAAAAACTTAAACCAAACTACTGCAAAAGAAAATGAAATTTCTGTTCACCTAAGTAATTTTCCGAAAAGCGATGCCAATATTATAGATACTGATTTGGAACAGCGCATGTTCCTGGCACAAAAAGCTTCCTCGCTGATACTTTCATTGCGCAAGAGGGAAAATATAAAAGTGCGTCAACCGCTCAACAAGGTATTGATTCCGGTTGCTGATAAAGCAGAAATGCAGCGCTTTCAAAAAGTAGAAGACCTTATACTTTCAGAAGTGAATGTAAAAGAGGTCGAGTATGTTGAAAATACCCGTGGAATTGTGACCAAAAACATCAAGCCCAATTTCAAATTACTGGGCAAAAAACTGGGGCCAAAAATGAAAGCGGTGAGCCAGGCATTAGCGGCTTTTTCGCAAGAAGATATATCAAAAATAGAACAAGAAGGTTTTACTCGACTAGATATTGATGGCGAAGAAATTGATCTAAAGAGGGGAGAAGTGGAAATTACTTCGGAAGATATTCCCGGATGGCTGGTTGCCTCTGACGAAGGTGTTACAGTGGCTTTAGACATCAATCTAACTGATGATTTGGTGGATGAAGGACATGCCCGGGAATTTGTGAATAAAATTCAAAATTTGCGGAAAGATCTAAAATTTGAGGTAACAGACAGAATAAATATTACATTAGATGGGCAAACAGAAATCAAGTCTGCACTAATTCGATTTAAGGAGTATATTTGCACCGAAGTTTTGGCAGAAAACCTGTCGGAAAATTCAGAAATAAAAAACGGAACTACTATTGATGTAAATGGGGTTCCTGTAATTGTTGAAATATCAAAAAATTAA